In one window of Miscanthus floridulus cultivar M001 chromosome 12, ASM1932011v1, whole genome shotgun sequence DNA:
- the LOC136495377 gene encoding putative UPF0496 protein 2, whose translation MAAVRAQKAQDIEEEYNSTLRLQSKEMEALLETQEIIISPVLHNMMVHRRTSSEIELAMASYFDATTDALEMCRQLLQNIKDAQSNYQSMDSFLGSISASHALDFAFTSNNPFCTTTRSNLRPIHDKYSCILQSIRSSHRRVGRKLKMVKAVKKLSRALVIMAGGAAAAAAFGTGAHLLFFGLLLIGTATTGALKTWLAARASTKKPSSKTMSSLLQLQEQLDTAAKGTYVVGQDLDTVSNLVVRLSDAIERENAIARWCAERADERSSVLEMVNELRRSCSSSKRLTDELEEHVCLFLVTIHRARNLVIQEISKKA comes from the coding sequence ATGGCGGCTGTGCGCGCTCAGAAGGCCCAGGACATTGAAGAGGAGTACAACAGCACACTGCGCTTACAATCCAAGGAGATGGAAGCTCTTCTTGAGACTCAGGAGATCATCATCTCTCCAGTGCTTCATAACATGATGGTGCACCGAAGAACATCTTCAGAGATTGAGCTCGCAATGGCAAGTTACTTCGACGCTACCACGGACGCCCTAGAGATGTGCAGGCAGCTCCTCCAGAATATCAAAGACGCCCAAAGCAACTACCAATCCATGGACAGCTTCCTCGGTAGCATCTCAGCTTCCCATGCACTTGACTTCGCTTTCACAAGCAACAACCCTTTCTGCACCACAACACGAAGCAACTTGAGGCCGATCCACGACAAGTACTCCTGCATACTTCAGAGCATCAGGTCGAGCCACAGGAGAGTAGGGAGGAAGCTCAAGATGGTGAAGGCCGTCAAGAAGCTCTCGCGTGCCTTGGTCATCATGGCGGGCGGAGCGGCTGCTGCGGCTGCCTTCGGCACGGGGGCGCACCTGCTGTTCTTCGGTCTCCTCCTCATCGGGACGGCGACCACGGGGGCGCTCAAGACGTGGCTCGCGGCGAGGGCTAGTACAAAGAAGCCGTCCAGCAAGACGATGTCGTCATTGCTTCAGCTGCAGGAGCAGCTCGACACAGCGGCGAAGGGCACCTACGTCGTTGGCCAGGACCTCGACACTGTCAGCAACCTCGTGGTGCGGCTATCCGATGCCATCGAGCGGGAGAACGCCATAGCGAGGTGGTGCGCGGAGAGAGCGGACGAGAGGAGCTCGGTGCTAGAGATGGTGAACGAGCTCAGGCGCAGCTGCTCGAGCTCCAAGAGACTCACCGATGAGCTGGAGGAGCACGTGTGCCTGTTCCTTGTCACCATACATAGGGCTAGAAATTTGGTCATCCAAGAGATCTCCAAGAAAGCTTGA